TCAAAATTCGACAAAGTTTTAAATGCCTCTGACCAGTTCGGGAAAGTAAACCACGAACCGGATTCAAGTAAAGAAGTTCAGATTAACACTCCTGAAAAAACAATGCCTTTCTCCGATCAGATCGGAAACTATCAACGTAATAAAGGTATTCCTTTACAATCTTACGAAAACAGTAAAATCTATATTGTAGGAAGCGGAATTGCAGGAATGTCTGCCGCTTATTATTTCATCCGTGATGGCCGTGTTCCCGGCAAAAACATTATTTTCCTTGACCAATTAAATGTTGAAGGCGGATCTTTGGATGGCGCCGGTAATGCTAAAGACGGTTACATCATTCGTGGAGGAAGAGAAATGGATATGACTTATGAGAATTTATGGGATATGTTCCAGGATATTCCCGCTTTGGAACTGCCTGCACCATACAGTGTCTTGGATGAATACCGACTCATCAATGACAATGACCCGAATTATTCTAAAGCAAGACTGATTCACAATCAGGGACAGATCCAGGATTTCAGTAAATTCGGTCTTGAGAAAAAAGATCAGCTGGCGATTGTAAAACTTTTACTAAAGAAAAAAGAAGAGCTTGATGATCTTACAATTGAAGATTATTTTTCTCAATCTTTCCTCAACAGTAATTTCTGGTTCTTCTGGCGTTCTATGTTTGCTTTCGAAAACTGGCACAGCTTACTGGAACTGAAACTGTATATGCACAGGTTTCTCCACGCAATAGACGGAATGAAAGACTTCTCATGTCTGGTTTTCCCAAAATACAACCAATATGACACCTATGTAACTCCATTGAAAAACTTCCTGGTAGAAAAAGGGGTACAGATCCAGTTTAATACATTGGTAAAAGATCTTGACATCCATATCAATACGGAAGGAAAAACAGTAGAAGGAATTATCACTGAACAAAACGGAGAAGAAGTAAGAATTCCGATTGGTAAAGATGATTACGTTATTGTAACTACCGGATCAATGACGGAAAGCACCTTCTACGGAGACAACAATACCGTTCCTGAAGTCACGATTGACAATAGCAGTGCAGGACAAAGTGCAGGATGGAAACTGTGGAAAAATCTTGCTGCAAAATCTGAAGTATTCGGGAAACCGGAAAAATTCTGCAGCCACATTGAAAAATCTTCATGGGAATCTGCTACATTAACATGTCGCCCTTCTGCTTTCACAGAGAAACTGAAAGAACTATGTGTGAATGACCCTTATTCCGGAAGAACTGCTACAGGAGGTATTATTACCATTACAGACTCTAATTGGGTGATGAGCTTTACCTGCAACAGACAGCCACACTTCCCTACTCAGCCGGATGATATCCTTGTAGTATGGGTATATGCTTTACTGATGGATAAAGAAGGTAATTACATTAAAAAACCAATGCCTCAGTGTACCGGAAACGAAATTCTTGCTGAATTATGTTACCATCTTGGAATGACAGATCAACTGGATAACGTTATAGAAAATACCATTGTACGTACAGCATTCATGCCTTATATAACCTCTATGTTTATGCCAAGAGCAATGGGAGACCGTCCGAGAGTGGTTCCTGAAGGATGTAATAACTTAGGTCTTGTAGGACAGTTTGTAGAAACCAATAATGATGTCGTATTCACTATGGAAAGTTCTGTGAGAACGGCAAGAATAGCAGTTTACAATCTTTTGAATCTTAATAAGCAGGTTCCGGATATCAATCCATTACAATATGATATCAGACATTTATTAAAAGCGGCTCAGGCTCTTAATGATTATAAACCTTTCTTAGGAGAAGGAATTTTAAGAAAAATATTAAAAGGAACTTATTTTGAGCACATTCTGGTCAACCGCCCTGAAGAAAAAGAAGAACATGAATCTTTCTTAACCAGATTTCAGGAATGGATAAAGGGAGTAAAAGATTAAAAATATTAGATTACAAAAAGTTTTAAACTATTAAAATAAGAGCAGGTCTTGTATTAAGTCCTGCTTTTTGTTTATTAAATACCTTTAAATTGATTATGGTTTATATGTATCTGGTGACAAACGCAAAAGTGCAAGATTATTCCTTTCTGATAAAATTGAACACTGTTGATTTCTAAAGTTAAAAATATTGATTGATTAGATTGTATTGCACCTGCCGGAAATCTTCGATTTCCTTGCACCTTAAATATTCACAAAGTATAAACTTCTTAGTGCCTTTGCCTTTTCCAACAAAAAAAGCAGAACTTCAATGAAGTCCTGCTTTATGTATTATATATTCCCGAAAAATTATTCAGGTTTAAAAGAATCTTTTAACGTTACTGTACGGTTAAACACCAATGCATCGTCTGTAGAATCCTGATCTTTTGTAAAATACCCAATTCTCTGGAACTGTAATGGCTCACCAACTGCAACCTCCTTCAGGCTTGGCTCAGCAAATCCTTTTACTATTGCTATAGATTCAGGATTGATGAAGTTTAAGAAGTCTACATCTTTTTCCGCATCAGGCTGTTCTACTGTAAACAAGTGATTGTAAGTTCTCACTTCTACAGGAAGAGCATGTTTTGCAGATACCCAATGTAAAGTTCCTTTTACTTTTCTTAAACTTTCCTCTGTTCCGCTTCCGGATCTACTCTTCTCATCATACGTAGCGTAGATGGCAGTGATCTCACCATTTTCGTCCTTCTCTACTCTTTCAGCTTTAATGATATAAGCAGATTTCAAACGAACTTCACCGCCTAATTTAAGTCTGAAGAATTTATTGTTCGCTTCTTCTTTGAAGTCTTCACGTTCAATATAAAGCTCTCTTGAGAATGGAACTTCTCTTGTTCCTGCATTTTCCTGTTCAGGATTGTTCTCAGTCTCTAACCATTCTTCCTTGTCTTCAGGATAGTTTTCGATCACTAATTTTACAGGATCTACTACCGCCATTACACGCTTAGCTACCTTGTTCAGGTCTTCACGTACACAGAAATCAAGCAATTGAATTTCGATAAGGTTTTCTCTTTTCGCCACCCCTACTTTATCAATAAAGTTTCTGATAGAAGTTGGAGTATATCCTTTTCTTCTCATCCCTGAAATGGTAGGCATTCTAGGATCATCCCATCCGGTTACTACCCCTTCAGCTACCAGTCTCTGAAGCTTTCTTTTGGAAGTAATCATATAGGAAACATTCATCCTTGCAAATTCTCTCTGCTTGTTTTTTACCTTTCCATCTTCATAAACCTGATCCAAATACCAGTTGTACAAAGGTCTGTGGTTTTCAAACTCCAAAGAGCAAAGTGAATGCGAAATTTGTTCAATATAGTCGGATTCACCATGAGCCCAGTCGTACATTGGATAAATTTTCCAGGCTGTACCGGTTCTGTGGTGAGGCTTATTCAAAATTCTGTACATAACAGGGTCACGCATATTCATGTTGGGCGAAACCATGTCGATTTTTGCACGAAGAGACATTGAACCACTTTCAAATTCTCCGTTTTTCATCCTTTCGAATAAATCTAACGACTCTTCAACAGGACGGTTTCTGTATGGAGATTCAATTCCCGGTTCTGCAGGGTTCTTTCTTTGCTCAGTAATCACTTCAGACGGCTGCTCATCTACGTAAGCTTTTCCTTCTTTAATTAACTGAACTGCCCAATCATAAAGCTGCTGGAAGTAATCGGATGCGTACAACACTTTATCCCATTTGAAACCTAACCATTCAACATCTTTCATGATAGAATCTACGAATTCCTGCTCTTCTTTTTCAGGGTTCGTATCGTCAAAACGAAGGTTTACGGGAGCATTGTATTTTTCACCAAGACCGAAGTTGATGCAGATCGCTTTTGTGTGACCTACATGCAGATAACCATTCGGTTCAGGTGGAAAACGGAAACGGATCTGATCTCTTTTCAAACCGTTTGCCAGATCATCTTCAATAATTTGCTCAATAAAATTGAGTGATTTTTTTTCTTCTTCCATTAAAGTAGCTTTTATTTTTTAGCAAAAAAAGTTTCACAAAGTTACGGAAAAATAAGCGTTTGTAAAAGTGATAATTTAAAACCCTTATCCATTGTATTTCAGGAATTTTCACTAATTTCGATAAAGCTAAAACCATATAACCCAACATCAATCATGGCCGTTTATATCTTAAGTAACCGGAAAATTGTACGTCATAAAGGGGAGAGCCTGGACTCTTTTTCTAATGACGAATACTCTATTCCCAATTTCAGAATCGCCAAATGTGATTTTGATAATTATAAGGAACCGACTGCTCAGGCCAAAAAGAAAAAAGGCTACACCAACAGGAATATTGTAAATTATAAGCTTTTCTCCGAGCCGGAAAAACAGGGCTATGAAGAAGTTTTGGACGTTTTGTTGAGCGAAAAAGGGATTAAAAAATCCACTCTCACAGCCAATAATCTTGGCGGAACCCAAAAAATGTTTTATGAACTGTACAAAAATATGTCTTCCACAAAGGACAGAAGTGATGTACTTATATTTATCCACGGTTATCTGTATGATTTTGACGATGAATTAAAGGCTATTATTGATCTTAAGAAAATATTCATTGATAATCCGGCATCTCCTGTAGAACATATTTTATTTGTAAGCTGGCCGGCTTCAGGAAGTATGATTCCGTTGAGCTATTTTGATGATAAAGCTTCCAGTATCAATTCCGGTTCCTCTCTGATGAGAATGTTTTACTTCTATACTCAGTTTTTAAAAGATATTTTTTCCAACAGGGATCTGAAACCCTGCAACCAAAGAATTCATATCATGGCCCATTCTTTGGGAAACAGAGTACTTCAAAGCATGCTTTACAGTCTTAAAAAAGAGAATATTCTGCGTGTTATCGACCAGGTTTTACTGCTGAATGCGGATGTAAGCTATAAAGTATTTGAAGATTCTGAAGATTCATACAATAAACTACCATTATTAGCCAACCAAATTTCCATTTATCTGAACAGGCAGGATCTCATTCTGGGAGCTTCTCAGTTTACGAAAAATATCCTTACCCCAAGGCTTGGTAAAAATGGGCCAAGTAATATTGATCAATACAAAGATATTGTGTCTATCATCGACTGTACGTTTGTAAAAGATGATCTGCTGAACAGCTTTAAATATGAAGTTGGAAATCACTGGGGATATCTTTCCAGTTCACAGGTACAGAATGATATCTTTCAGAATTTATACGGAATAGACAGAAATTTAATTACCAACAGATCAAAAGATAACGAAAATATTTTCACAATTATTTCTTAACAAATAATTAAAATAATCCTTAAAAAATGAACTCTATGTTAAAATTAATTCACTTTTATAGTATGGCATAGAGATTGCCAATTCAATCTATAGGGAATTACAATTTTTTATTATGGAACAGATTAAAAAAAGGTTTTCTTATATTTTAAGCTATATAAAGAAGGCCATCTTCGTAAAAGATGTGATTTAACTGAATAAAAACTTTAAAACAAAAAACTATCCGACCCAACAACTACTTTATCCTTTAAACAGAACCGACCTATAATTATTATTCCTACAAATCAAATGCAGGAATATATTTTCGTGTTTATATACCGGAATCAATTCCTCCCATTCTAAATTAATACACTCTTACAAAAAGGCTTTATTCCAACCTGAATGATTTTTGACATAATGTAAAAATTTCACAATTAAGTTAAATAATTCCCAATACATTGTATAATTGAAAAAAAATTTCGACATTTACTTACCAATCAAATAAAATTAATAGCATGAAAAATCTAAAAAAAATCAAAAGAGGAGAATTAAAAACCATCAAAGGAGGAAGACCACCTCTTGGATGTAACAGCTGGAATCCAGTGGCTATGTGCTGCAGATCATGGGGACCAGATTACTGTGGCCAGACTACATGTCCGGATTCGCCACCACCATTATGCTAATTAACTTTTAAACATTATTTTTTGAACCAAAGCAGCTCATTTCTGAGTTCTAAATCAGATTCAAAATTATTGACAAATAAAGCTCCAGTGCCCAAACCTTGAGGCATTGGATTTTTTTTGGTAAATGTATACTGAGCAATAGCATTCAAACCGATATTACTTTCCAGCGCTGACGTAATCCACCAGTCAATATTTTGGTTTTCAGCCATGGAAATCCATTCATCCGAACCGGAAAAACCTCCTACCAAAGCAGGTTTCAAAATAATATACTGAGGATTTATTGTTTCTAAAAGCTGTTTCTTTTTTCAGGATTAATAATTCCGATCAGTTCTTCATCCAAAGCAATCGGAGTAGGTGTTTGGGCACATAATTCTGCCATATCACTCCAGTTTCCGGCTTTAATGGGTTGCTCAATGGAATGAATATTAAGATCCGCAAGCTGCTGCAACACAATAGCTGCTTCATCTTTACCAAACCCTCCATTAGCATCCACACGAAGTTCCAACTGATCTTTGGAAAATTTTTCTCTTAACTTTTGAAGAATTACATATTCGGATTTCCAATCGACCCCAATTTTTAATTTAATACAGTGAAATCCTTTTTCCAGTTTCTCCTGAATCTGTTCTTCCATATATCCTGCATCCCCCATCCATATCAGACCATTGATGGTAATGGCAGACTTTCCCTCAGTAAACTCACTTGGAAAATAAAGACTATCACCATATTTCAGATTCTGAACAGCCTGTTCATATCCGAACCAGATTGACGGAAATTCTTTCAGTTCTTCTTTCAAAAAAACGGAATCCTGATTGATATTTTCACAAAGCCATTTTAGTTTGTTTTCATAATCAGGCCTGTCGTCAAAACTGAGACCTCTGAAAATGGCACATTCCCCTACTCCTTTTTTTCCATTTTCATAAATGGTCAGAATATAGGTTTCCTTATCAAGCAAAACGCCGCGAGATGTTCCACTCGGGCGTTTGAATTGTAATAAATATTGTAAATATTGTGCTTCCATTTATTTCACGCTGTCGATACGCATAAATTCTTCAGCTTTTTCTACCATTTCAATACTTCCGCAGAAGAAAGGAATTCTCTGGTGAAGTTCCGTAGGTTCTATTTCAAGAATTCTCCTGAATCCATCGGTTGCTTTCGCTCCAGCCTGTTCTGCAAGGAAGGCCATAGGATTACATTCGTATAAAAGTCTTAATTTACCATTCGGAGCCTGTGAGTATGACGGATAAATATAAATTCCTCCTTTCAGCATGTTTCTGTGGAAATCTGCTACCAAAGAACCGATATATCTTGAAGTATAAGGACGATCTCCTTCTTCCATCTGGCAATATTTAAGATAATTTTTAACTCCCTGAGGGAATTTGATGTAATTCCCTTCGTTGATAGAATAGATTTTTCCTGTTTTTGGGAAAGTCATATTCGGGTGGGAAAGATAATACGTTCCTAAAGAAGGATCCAGTGTAAATCCGTTTACTCCGTTTCCTGTAGTATACACAATCATGGTAGAAGATCCATAAATAACATATCCAGCCGCAATCTGATTGATTCCTTTTTGTAAAAAGTCTTCCAACTGTACCGGAGTTCCTGGTTCGGTAACTCTTCTGTAGATTGAGAAAATAGTTCCTACAGAAACATTAACGTCAATGTTAGAAGATCCGTCCAAAGGATCGATCAGTACTACATATTTGCTTAAATGACCATTCTCACCGCATTTGATGTCGATAAAATCATCATTTTCTTCAGAAGCAATACCACAAACAACCTCTCTTTGAGACAAAGCCGTAATAAAAATTTCATTAGCAATAACGTCTAATTTCTGCTGCTCTTCTCCCTGAACGTTTTGGTTTCCGGCAGCGCCTGTAATATCTACAATCCCGGCTTTATTTACTTCTCTGTTTACCACTTTCGAAGCCAATCTTATTGCACTTAGAAGACGAGAGAATTCACCTGTAGAATACTGAAAATCGTCCTGCTTATCTATAAGAAATTCTCCTAAAGTCTGTAATGGTTGATTTGACATATTTTTCTTTTTACGTTTTGCCCAAATTTCGGAAAATTTATTGCATTAAGAAAATTTAATTAAAAAAGAGGTTATTAACTGTATTTCAACACGATACAAACCTAACATAGCGTAATACCTAGTCTTTGCAGAAAATTATGCCTCCAAATTTGTTACATCAGACGCATGAAAAATTCAGATTATTTCATTATTTGTTGATTTTAAGGAAATCTTAATTCTATCTCTGCGATAGGCTATTTCATATCTCGTTGTAAATTTATAATTTTGACGTCCGTAAAAAACTCATGTATTTTTTTATCTAACAATTTTATTTTTAACAATTTAATGAAAATTTTCAAGTTTGGTGGAGCATCTGTAAAAGATGCCGAAAGTGTGAAAAACGTGTCTATGGTTCTAAAAAGCCAGGGATTTGCCAAATGCTTGCTGGTAATTTCAGCAATGGGCAAAACGACGAATGAGTTGGAAAAAGTTGTAGAACTTTATTTCAAAAAGGATAACTATCAAACTGAGATTGAAAAGATAAAACGAAAACACATTGAGATTGCGGAAGGGCTTTTTCCTGAAAATCATGCGGTTTTTGCTGAAATCAATCTCTTTTTTGATGATATTGATTCTTTTTTAAGAAGAAATAAGTCTCCTAACTACAACTTTGTGTACGATCAGGTGGTAAGCTGTGGAGAAATGATTTCTACAAAAATTCTGAGCGAATATCTGAATGAAATTCAATTTACGAATCAGTGGCTGGATGCCAGAGATTATGTAAAAACGGATAATTCATACAGAGAAGGTACGGTAGACTGGGCAAGAACGGAAGAATTTATCTCTAATCTTAATCCAGAAATCTGCTATGTAACGCAGGGATTCATTGGTTCTGACGACAATAATTTTACGGTGACGTTAGGAAGAGAGGGCTCTGACTACTCTGCTGCTATTTTTGCTTACTGCTTAAATGCTGATGCGATGACCATCTGGAAAGATGTACCCGGAGTAATGACCGGAGATCCGAGAAAATTCAAGGATGTATCTCTTCTTTCTAATATTTCATACGAAGAAGCGATTGAAATGGCGTATTACGGAGCTAGCGTTATTCACCCGAAAACATTGCAGCCGCTACAACAAAAAAATATTCCTTTTTATGTAAAATCTTTCGTGGATCCTACTAAAGAAGGAACAAAAGTAGGTGCTTCCGACAAAAACCAACAGGAAGAATCTTATATTTTAAAAGAAAATCAGGATCTTTTGAAAATCTCAACAAGAGACTTCTCTTTTATTGCAGAAGATCATATGAGCTTAATTTTCGGATTTTTATCTAAATATAAGATCAAAGTTTCACTAATGCAGAATTCTGCGATCTCCCTGGCGCTGTGCCTTGAGGATAAGTTTAATCATATTGATGAGCTCAACGAAGAGCTTCAAAAAATTTTTAAAACCGAAGCGATTAAAAATGTATCTTTATTCACAGTAAGAAATGCGAAGATGGATCACATTGATAAATTTTACCATGAAAAGAATGTATTGTTAGAACAAATTTCTAAGAATACGCTTCAAATGGTAACACAATAATATTAATTGCGACTAAACACACATGAGTTTAATTTCGAAAAACGATCTGATCAAAGCTTCCGGCTTAAATAAAATTGGGTTTCTCAAGAACCCGGTAGCATCTGCTGTGATGAGCATTGCTAAAATAAATGAAGTAAATAGACTATACGACAAACTAAAAGACAAGGAAGGCAAAGACTTTTTCGACTCATTTGTGAGAGAAAGAAACCTAAGCTATGTAGCTTTTGAAGAGGATCTGGCAAAGATTCCGAAAACGGGACCGTTTATTCTGGTTTCCAATCACCCGCTCGGTGCTATTGACGGAATTCTTATGTGCAAGGTCTTATCAGAGGTTCGTCCGGATTTCAAGGTAATGGGGAATTTCCTTTTGGAAAAAATCAAACCTATGGAACCGTACGTAATCGCTGTAAATCCTTTTGAAAACAGAAAAGAAGCTTACAGCAGCTCTTCAGGAATGCGTGAAACACTCAAGCATTTACAAAACGGAGGCTGTGTAGGTATTTTTCCGGCAGGAGAAGTTTCCAACAAAAACAATCCTTACGGAGAAATTTTAGATAAGGAATGGGAAAAAACGGCACTTAAGCTGATCAGAATGGCTAAAGTGCCGGTAGTTCCTATGTATTTTCATGCAAAGAACAGCCGACTTTTTTATCAGGTGGCCAAACTTCACCCGAATTTGCAGACGCTGATGCTTCCTGCGGAAATGATGAATGACAGGGAAAAACCTATCAGAATCAGAATCGGACGCCCTATTACGGTGAAGGCAATGGATGAAATGGAGACGATTGAGGAATTGGGAGAGTTTCTTAAACGCAAGGTATATATGATGAAATCTTACTATGAAAAGAGAAAATCCCTTGCCCAAAGTATCAATCTTCAGAATTTATCTGTAAAATTTCCTTTACTGAAGGAAGAAAATATTGTTCAGAACATCATTGACGAAACTCCTGTGGAAGACATCATAAAAGATGTTGACAAGCTGAGAGGAACTGATAAAATGCTGTTCAGCAACGGAAATTATGAGATCTACTTCACGACTTACGAAGAAATTCCTTCTATCATGAGGGAAATCGGACGTCAGAGAGAGCTTACTTTCCGTGCGGTAGGTGAAGGAAGTAATCTTCCGTTTGACCTTGATGAATATGATAAACATTACCACCACCTGTTCCTTTGGGATAACGGTGAGAAAAAACTGGCTGGAGCCTACAGAATGGCACTGGGTAGAGAGGTAATGAAAAAATATGGCATCAAAGGCTTCTACACAAGCTCTTTATTTGAGTTTGAACAGGACATTCATCCTTTCTTCAAAAAGGTGATCGAAATGGGCCGTGCTTACATCTGTCAGGAATACCAACAGAAACCTCTTCCACTCTTCCTTTTATGGAGAGGAATTGTGCATGTATGCCTGAGAAATCCTGATCATAAATTCCTTATGGGTGGTGTGAGTATTTCCAACAAATTCTCGGAATTCTCAAAATCACTGATGATCGAATTTATGCGTTCCAATTATTTTGATTCCGCGGTAGCTCAATATATCACTCCAAGGAATGAATATAAGGTAAAGCTTCGTGACAGGGATAAAAACATTTTCTTTGAGGAAATGGAATCTGACCTTAACAAGCTGGATAAAATCATTGATGACCTTGAACCCGAATTAAGACTTCCTGTTCTGATCAAAAAATACATCAAGCAGAATGCTAAAGTAATCGCTTTCAATGTAGATCCAAATTTCAATGATGCGATTGACGGATTGATGTACATCCGAATCAGTGATCTTCCGGAAAACACGATTAAACCGGTATTGGAAGAGATGAGTGAACAGATCAGAAAAGAGCAGGAAAATAATCCGGCTGATAATCAGTAAGTTTTTAACTTTATTCAAAAAAAAGTACGATGGATACTTGCTTTGTATACTAAAACTTACTACTTTTGCATCACTTTAAAACAACGAAGTAAGTCAAACAAAAATATAATGGTTTCTTAGCTCAGT
The nucleotide sequence above comes from Chryseobacterium sp. 7. Encoded proteins:
- a CDS encoding alpha/beta hydrolase, producing the protein MAVYILSNRKIVRHKGESLDSFSNDEYSIPNFRIAKCDFDNYKEPTAQAKKKKGYTNRNIVNYKLFSEPEKQGYEEVLDVLLSEKGIKKSTLTANNLGGTQKMFYELYKNMSSTKDRSDVLIFIHGYLYDFDDELKAIIDLKKIFIDNPASPVEHILFVSWPASGSMIPLSYFDDKASSINSGSSLMRMFYFYTQFLKDIFSNRDLKPCNQRIHIMAHSLGNRVLQSMLYSLKKENILRVIDQVLLLNADVSYKVFEDSEDSYNKLPLLANQISIYLNRQDLILGASQFTKNILTPRLGKNGPSNIDQYKDIVSIIDCTFVKDDLLNSFKYEVGNHWGYLSSSQVQNDIFQNLYGIDRNLITNRSKDNENIFTIIS
- a CDS encoding aspartate kinase, coding for MKIFKFGGASVKDAESVKNVSMVLKSQGFAKCLLVISAMGKTTNELEKVVELYFKKDNYQTEIEKIKRKHIEIAEGLFPENHAVFAEINLFFDDIDSFLRRNKSPNYNFVYDQVVSCGEMISTKILSEYLNEIQFTNQWLDARDYVKTDNSYREGTVDWARTEEFISNLNPEICYVTQGFIGSDDNNFTVTLGREGSDYSAAIFAYCLNADAMTIWKDVPGVMTGDPRKFKDVSLLSNISYEEAIEMAYYGASVIHPKTLQPLQQKNIPFYVKSFVDPTKEGTKVGASDKNQQEESYILKENQDLLKISTRDFSFIAEDHMSLIFGFLSKYKIKVSLMQNSAISLALCLEDKFNHIDELNEELQKIFKTEAIKNVSLFTVRNAKMDHIDKFYHEKNVLLEQISKNTLQMVTQ
- a CDS encoding lysophospholipid acyltransferase family protein, with product MSLISKNDLIKASGLNKIGFLKNPVASAVMSIAKINEVNRLYDKLKDKEGKDFFDSFVRERNLSYVAFEEDLAKIPKTGPFILVSNHPLGAIDGILMCKVLSEVRPDFKVMGNFLLEKIKPMEPYVIAVNPFENRKEAYSSSSGMRETLKHLQNGGCVGIFPAGEVSNKNNPYGEILDKEWEKTALKLIRMAKVPVVPMYFHAKNSRLFYQVAKLHPNLQTLMLPAEMMNDREKPIRIRIGRPITVKAMDEMETIEELGEFLKRKVYMMKSYYEKRKSLAQSINLQNLSVKFPLLKEENIVQNIIDETPVEDIIKDVDKLRGTDKMLFSNGNYEIYFTTYEEIPSIMREIGRQRELTFRAVGEGSNLPFDLDEYDKHYHHLFLWDNGEKKLAGAYRMALGREVMKKYGIKGFYTSSLFEFEQDIHPFFKKVIEMGRAYICQEYQQKPLPLFLLWRGIVHVCLRNPDHKFLMGGVSISNKFSEFSKSLMIEFMRSNYFDSAVAQYITPRNEYKVKLRDRDKNIFFEEMESDLNKLDKIIDDLEPELRLPVLIKKYIKQNAKVIAFNVDPNFNDAIDGLMYIRISDLPENTIKPVLEEMSEQIRKEQENNPADNQ
- a CDS encoding oleate hydratase produces the protein MSTINSKFDKVLNASDQFGKVNHEPDSSKEVQINTPEKTMPFSDQIGNYQRNKGIPLQSYENSKIYIVGSGIAGMSAAYYFIRDGRVPGKNIIFLDQLNVEGGSLDGAGNAKDGYIIRGGREMDMTYENLWDMFQDIPALELPAPYSVLDEYRLINDNDPNYSKARLIHNQGQIQDFSKFGLEKKDQLAIVKLLLKKKEELDDLTIEDYFSQSFLNSNFWFFWRSMFAFENWHSLLELKLYMHRFLHAIDGMKDFSCLVFPKYNQYDTYVTPLKNFLVEKGVQIQFNTLVKDLDIHINTEGKTVEGIITEQNGEEVRIPIGKDDYVIVTTGSMTESTFYGDNNTVPEVTIDNSSAGQSAGWKLWKNLAAKSEVFGKPEKFCSHIEKSSWESATLTCRPSAFTEKLKELCVNDPYSGRTATGGIITITDSNWVMSFTCNRQPHFPTQPDDILVVWVYALLMDKEGNYIKKPMPQCTGNEILAELCYHLGMTDQLDNVIENTIVRTAFMPYITSMFMPRAMGDRPRVVPEGCNNLGLVGQFVETNNDVVFTMESSVRTARIAVYNLLNLNKQVPDINPLQYDIRHLLKAAQALNDYKPFLGEGILRKILKGTYFEHILVNRPEEKEEHESFLTRFQEWIKGVKD
- a CDS encoding bacteriocin-like protein, yielding MKNLKKIKRGELKTIKGGRPPLGCNSWNPVAMCCRSWGPDYCGQTTCPDSPPPLC
- the fbp gene encoding class 1 fructose-bisphosphatase — its product is MSNQPLQTLGEFLIDKQDDFQYSTGEFSRLLSAIRLASKVVNREVNKAGIVDITGAAGNQNVQGEEQQKLDVIANEIFITALSQREVVCGIASEENDDFIDIKCGENGHLSKYVVLIDPLDGSSNIDVNVSVGTIFSIYRRVTEPGTPVQLEDFLQKGINQIAAGYVIYGSSTMIVYTTGNGVNGFTLDPSLGTYYLSHPNMTFPKTGKIYSINEGNYIKFPQGVKNYLKYCQMEEGDRPYTSRYIGSLVADFHRNMLKGGIYIYPSYSQAPNGKLRLLYECNPMAFLAEQAGAKATDGFRRILEIEPTELHQRIPFFCGSIEMVEKAEEFMRIDSVK
- a CDS encoding glutamine--tRNA ligase/YqeY domain fusion protein, coding for MEEEKKSLNFIEQIIEDDLANGLKRDQIRFRFPPEPNGYLHVGHTKAICINFGLGEKYNAPVNLRFDDTNPEKEEQEFVDSIMKDVEWLGFKWDKVLYASDYFQQLYDWAVQLIKEGKAYVDEQPSEVITEQRKNPAEPGIESPYRNRPVEESLDLFERMKNGEFESGSMSLRAKIDMVSPNMNMRDPVMYRILNKPHHRTGTAWKIYPMYDWAHGESDYIEQISHSLCSLEFENHRPLYNWYLDQVYEDGKVKNKQREFARMNVSYMITSKRKLQRLVAEGVVTGWDDPRMPTISGMRRKGYTPTSIRNFIDKVGVAKRENLIEIQLLDFCVREDLNKVAKRVMAVVDPVKLVIENYPEDKEEWLETENNPEQENAGTREVPFSRELYIEREDFKEEANNKFFRLKLGGEVRLKSAYIIKAERVEKDENGEITAIYATYDEKSRSGSGTEESLRKVKGTLHWVSAKHALPVEVRTYNHLFTVEQPDAEKDVDFLNFINPESIAIVKGFAEPSLKEVAVGEPLQFQRIGYFTKDQDSTDDALVFNRTVTLKDSFKPE